In Hamadaea flava, a genomic segment contains:
- a CDS encoding DUF501 domain-containing protein: protein MDRDLVPLPVRTPATAEDLDVVGRQLGRPPRGTRAVAHRCPCGNPDVVETTPRLDDGTPFPTLYYLTCPRAVAACSRLESEGLMKDQQARLAIDPELASAYLRAHEDYLAKREAIMHVDEIAGVSAGGMPSRVKCLHVQLGHALAAGPGVNPMGDEVIETIEPWWSGGPCV, encoded by the coding sequence ATGGACCGGGACCTCGTCCCGCTTCCGGTACGCACGCCGGCCACCGCAGAGGATCTCGACGTCGTCGGCCGTCAGCTCGGCCGCCCGCCCCGGGGGACGCGCGCCGTCGCGCATCGCTGCCCGTGCGGCAATCCTGATGTCGTGGAGACCACCCCGCGGTTGGACGACGGGACGCCGTTCCCCACGCTGTACTACCTGACCTGTCCCCGGGCGGTCGCGGCGTGCAGTCGGCTGGAGTCCGAGGGCCTGATGAAGGATCAGCAGGCGCGGCTGGCCATCGATCCCGAGCTGGCGTCGGCGTACCTGCGGGCGCACGAGGACTATCTCGCCAAGCGTGAGGCGATCATGCACGTCGACGAGATCGCGGGGGTCTCCGCGGGCGGCATGCCCAGCCGCGTGAAGTGCCTCCACGTGCAGCTCGGGCACGCGCTGGCCGCCGGGCCCGGGGTGAACCCCATGGGCGACGAGGTGATCGAGACGATCGAACCGTGGTGGAGCGGCGGCCCCTGTGTCTGA
- a CDS encoding MFS transporter, whose translation MSALTPLRHAPFRYLLLGRTSSMLGNSVAPMALAFAVLDLTGSVRDLGFVVAARSLTNVVFILFGGVLADRLPRRLVMIGSNTLAALTQGVVAILLFTHSATFGLLMALAALNGLVAAFSFPAMSAIAGQVVPDEIRQQSNALIRLSVNVVGIGGAAVGGLLVAAFGSGWSIAIDAASFALAGVFFAFIRVPSVRAASTGERASTLHELRVGWREFVARPWLWAVVAGFCVLNMMLSAGLSVLGPSVADEHFGRTAWGLIVAAELAGLALGGLIALRLKVRRFLLVGVIAMAPVVPVLLGLGLTPYAPLLIGLNLLAGIGIEIFGVSWETSMQRHVPADLLARVYSWDMLGSIVAVPIGQAVAGPVAAAVGTPAALVGAGVLSLVAVLGMVLVPAVRNLDNTPAPAAEPLVEPASV comes from the coding sequence ATGAGCGCGCTCACCCCGCTGCGCCACGCCCCCTTCCGGTACCTGTTGCTCGGCCGCACTAGCAGCATGCTCGGCAACTCGGTCGCCCCGATGGCGTTGGCCTTCGCCGTCCTCGACCTCACCGGGTCGGTCCGCGACCTCGGTTTCGTGGTCGCCGCCCGATCCCTGACGAACGTCGTCTTCATCCTGTTCGGCGGCGTCCTCGCCGACCGCCTGCCCCGGCGGCTGGTCATGATCGGGTCGAACACGCTGGCCGCGCTGACCCAGGGCGTGGTCGCGATCCTGCTGTTCACCCATTCGGCGACGTTCGGGCTGCTGATGGCCCTCGCCGCGCTGAACGGACTGGTCGCGGCGTTCTCCTTCCCGGCGATGTCGGCGATCGCCGGTCAGGTCGTCCCGGACGAGATCCGCCAGCAGTCCAACGCCCTCATCCGGCTGTCGGTCAACGTCGTCGGCATCGGCGGCGCGGCCGTCGGCGGCCTGCTCGTCGCGGCGTTCGGCTCCGGCTGGAGCATCGCCATCGACGCGGCGTCCTTCGCCCTGGCCGGGGTGTTCTTCGCCTTCATCCGGGTGCCGTCGGTCCGGGCCGCCTCGACCGGAGAGCGGGCCTCCACACTGCACGAGTTGCGGGTCGGCTGGCGTGAGTTCGTCGCCCGGCCCTGGCTGTGGGCGGTGGTCGCCGGATTCTGCGTCCTCAACATGATGCTGTCCGCCGGACTGTCGGTGCTCGGCCCGTCCGTCGCCGACGAGCACTTCGGGCGTACGGCGTGGGGGCTCATCGTCGCGGCCGAACTCGCCGGGCTCGCCCTCGGCGGGCTGATCGCCCTGCGCCTCAAGGTACGCCGCTTCCTGCTGGTCGGCGTGATCGCGATGGCTCCCGTCGTCCCGGTGCTGCTGGGCCTCGGCCTCACCCCGTACGCCCCGCTGCTGATCGGGCTGAACCTGCTGGCCGGGATCGGCATCGAGATCTTCGGGGTCTCCTGGGAGACGAGCATGCAACGGCACGTCCCGGCCGACTTGCTGGCCCGGGTCTACTCGTGGGACATGCTCGGCTCGATCGTGGCCGTGCCGATCGGGCAGGCCGTCGCGGGACCGGTCGCCGCCGCGGTCGGCACGCCGGCCGCGTTGGTCGGCGCGGGGGTGCTGAGCCTGGTCGCCGTGCTCGGGATGGTGCTCGTTCCCGCCGTGCGCAACCTCGACAACACGCCCGCACCGGCTGCGGAACCGTTGGTGGAACCAGCTTCGGTGTGA
- a CDS encoding amino-acid N-acetyltransferase → MSEAIVRRARTGDVRGIRRLVDVYSPQRRLLSKATVTLYEDVQEFWVAELDGEVVGCGAIHVMWEDLAEVRTVAVDPTARGRKIGHAIVSALLDQARELGVRRLFALTFETDFFRSFGFVEIDGAPVPPAVYEQLLRSYDEGVAEFLALERVKPNTLGNTRMLLHLEPR, encoded by the coding sequence GTGTCTGAGGCGATCGTCCGGCGGGCCCGGACTGGTGACGTGCGCGGCATCCGCCGCCTCGTCGACGTCTACTCCCCGCAGCGGCGGCTGCTCAGCAAGGCGACGGTAACGCTCTACGAGGACGTCCAGGAGTTCTGGGTCGCCGAGCTGGACGGCGAGGTCGTCGGGTGCGGGGCGATCCACGTGATGTGGGAGGACCTGGCCGAGGTGCGCACCGTCGCGGTCGACCCGACCGCGCGCGGGCGCAAGATCGGCCACGCCATCGTCAGCGCCCTCCTGGATCAGGCCCGGGAGTTGGGCGTACGCCGGCTCTTCGCGCTGACCTTCGAGACGGACTTCTTCCGCTCGTTCGGCTTCGTCGAGATCGACGGCGCACCCGTTCCACCCGCCGTCTACGAGCAGCTGCTCCGGTCGTACGACGAAGGTGTGGCCGAATTCCTCGCGCTGGAACGGGTCAAGCCCAACACCCTCGGCAACACCCGCATGCTGTTGCACCTGGAGCCCCGATGA
- a CDS encoding uracil-DNA glycosylase codes for MTAADLAVLDEQVTHCRACPRLVEWREKVAREKRAAFRDQTYWGRPVPGFGPSDARILILGLAPAAHGANRTGRMFTGDRSGEVLYAALYRAGLATKPVSLSADDDLRLVKTRITAPVKCAPPANKPETSERDNCAHWLHREIRDLPELRVVVTLGAFGWAAWWQAQEPVYGVRPPSPRPRFGHGAVHRTPGQPVVLGCYHVSQQNTFTGRLTPAMLDDVFRQARSLAGEESRG; via the coding sequence GTGACCGCCGCCGACTTAGCCGTATTGGACGAGCAGGTCACCCACTGCCGAGCCTGTCCTCGGCTGGTCGAGTGGCGCGAGAAGGTGGCGCGGGAGAAACGCGCGGCGTTCCGGGACCAGACCTATTGGGGTCGTCCCGTGCCCGGCTTCGGCCCGAGCGACGCCCGCATCCTGATCTTGGGGCTCGCGCCGGCCGCACACGGGGCGAACCGTACGGGCCGCATGTTCACCGGCGACCGGAGCGGTGAGGTCCTCTACGCGGCGCTCTACCGCGCCGGACTGGCGACCAAGCCGGTCAGCCTGAGCGCCGACGACGATCTGCGGCTCGTCAAGACTCGGATCACCGCGCCGGTGAAGTGCGCCCCGCCCGCGAACAAGCCCGAGACCTCCGAACGCGACAACTGCGCGCACTGGCTCCACCGCGAGATTCGCGATCTGCCCGAACTCCGGGTCGTGGTGACGCTCGGCGCGTTCGGCTGGGCGGCGTGGTGGCAGGCGCAGGAACCGGTCTACGGCGTACGGCCCCCGTCGCCTCGGCCACGGTTCGGCCACGGCGCGGTCCATCGCACGCCCGGACAGCCGGTCGTCCTCGGTTGCTACCACGTGTCGCAACAGAACACCTTTACCGGACGTCTCACACCCGCCATGCTGGACGACGTGTTCCGGCAGGCTCGGTCGCTCGCCGGAGAGGAGTCGCGGGGGTGA
- a CDS encoding dienelactone hydrolase family protein codes for MGEKVSFGSGSEGYLALPDAGDGPAVLVIQEWWGLVSHITGLADRFAEAGFVALAPDFYHGENTTEPDEARRLLMQLALPQAAADIAGAAAYLRELPQVTGGVGVVGFCAGGSLALWSATVAPEQIAAVTAFYPGGYTEKLAPRWSAYADKPVLIHCAAEDGTSAAPHIQAAVKGIEEAGGTATVYDYPGTDHAFFNDDRPEHYHREAATLSWARTLDFFRSTL; via the coding sequence GTGGGCGAAAAGGTGAGCTTCGGTTCGGGCAGCGAGGGCTACCTCGCGCTGCCGGACGCCGGTGACGGTCCGGCGGTTCTGGTCATCCAGGAGTGGTGGGGACTGGTCTCGCACATCACCGGGTTGGCCGATCGGTTCGCCGAGGCCGGTTTCGTCGCGCTCGCCCCGGACTTCTACCACGGTGAGAACACGACCGAACCGGATGAGGCTCGCCGGCTCCTGATGCAGTTGGCGTTGCCGCAGGCGGCGGCCGACATCGCCGGGGCGGCGGCGTACTTGCGGGAGCTGCCGCAGGTCACGGGCGGGGTCGGCGTGGTGGGTTTCTGCGCCGGGGGCAGCCTGGCGCTGTGGTCGGCGACGGTCGCTCCGGAGCAGATCGCCGCGGTGACGGCGTTCTACCCGGGTGGGTACACGGAGAAGCTCGCCCCCCGATGGTCGGCGTACGCCGACAAGCCGGTGCTGATCCATTGCGCGGCGGAGGACGGCACGTCGGCCGCGCCGCACATTCAGGCCGCGGTCAAGGGCATCGAGGAGGCGGGCGGCACCGCGACGGTGTACGACTACCCCGGCACCGACCACGCCTTCTTCAACGACGACCGGCCTGAGCACTACCATCGGGAGGCCGCGACCCTGTCGTGGGCACGAACGCTGGACTTCTTCCGCAGCACCCTGTAG
- a CDS encoding Ppx/GppA phosphatase family protein, which produces MTRVAAIDCGTNSIRLLIADFDGDRATDVSRRMEIVRLGQGVDATGRLAPEAIERTRAALSAYKSEIDEAGVTAVRMVATSATRDAANAADFHDMVLATLGSEPEVVSGEEEARLSFAGAVRGLDAEPPFLVVDIGGGSTEFVLGDNAGVSSAISVDIGCVRMTERHLHSDPPELDELAAATADIGKAVDHALTVVPGTQARTLVGLAGSVTTVTAIALGLTSYQSERIHRARVSKEEVALVTAGLAEMTHDQRAGIGVMHPGRVDVIVAGALILRTIMEKTGLSTVLASEHDILDGIALSLLR; this is translated from the coding sequence ATGACCAGGGTCGCCGCCATCGACTGCGGCACGAACTCGATTCGGCTGCTCATCGCCGACTTCGACGGCGACCGGGCGACCGACGTCAGCCGCCGGATGGAGATCGTCCGGCTCGGCCAAGGTGTGGACGCCACCGGACGGCTTGCTCCCGAGGCGATCGAACGGACCCGGGCGGCGCTCTCGGCGTACAAGTCGGAAATCGACGAGGCCGGTGTCACCGCGGTCCGCATGGTCGCGACCAGCGCGACCCGGGATGCGGCGAACGCCGCCGATTTTCACGACATGGTGCTGGCGACGCTGGGCAGCGAGCCGGAAGTGGTCAGCGGCGAGGAGGAGGCGCGGCTGTCCTTCGCGGGCGCCGTGCGTGGCCTGGACGCCGAGCCGCCGTTCCTGGTGGTGGACATCGGCGGGGGCTCGACCGAGTTCGTGCTGGGCGACAACGCCGGAGTGAGCAGCGCGATCAGCGTCGACATCGGCTGTGTCCGGATGACCGAGCGGCACCTGCACAGCGACCCGCCGGAGCTGGACGAGCTGGCAGCGGCGACCGCCGACATCGGCAAGGCCGTCGACCACGCGTTGACCGTCGTCCCCGGTACGCAGGCCCGCACGCTGGTCGGGCTGGCCGGGTCGGTGACCACGGTGACCGCGATCGCGCTGGGGCTGACCAGCTACCAGTCGGAGCGGATCCATCGGGCGCGGGTGAGCAAGGAGGAGGTCGCCCTGGTCACCGCGGGGCTGGCCGAGATGACTCACGACCAGCGGGCGGGTATCGGCGTGATGCATCCGGGCCGGGTCGACGTCATCGTGGCGGGGGCGTTGATCCTCCGGACGATCATGGAAAAGACCGGTTTGTCCACCGTGCTCGCCTCTGAACACGACATCCTCGACGGGATCGCGTTGTCGCTCCTCCGGTAG
- a CDS encoding FtsB family cell division protein yields the protein MTQRRTPSGQGPARRSGARITRSGRSAARPATARRTVSAGAAARTTAKGQRRLTGRAVILLVVLVALALAYVYPLRVYFGQQDEISALQADQARQRAHIAELEQTRQKWDDPEYVRIQARRRLFYVRPGEVPLVPIWAPEWAAREAGVQPEPAENSDRPWYETLWGSVGAAGSKTE from the coding sequence ATGACGCAGCGCCGGACGCCGAGTGGGCAAGGACCCGCACGGCGCTCCGGCGCGCGGATCACCCGAAGCGGCCGATCGGCGGCCCGGCCGGCCACCGCGCGCCGTACGGTCTCGGCCGGAGCGGCCGCGCGGACGACCGCCAAGGGCCAGCGCCGGTTGACCGGGCGCGCCGTGATCCTGCTCGTCGTGCTGGTCGCGCTGGCTTTGGCGTACGTGTATCCGCTGCGCGTGTATTTCGGCCAGCAGGACGAGATCTCGGCGCTCCAGGCGGATCAGGCGCGGCAGCGGGCCCACATCGCCGAGCTGGAGCAGACCCGGCAGAAATGGGACGACCCGGAATACGTCCGGATCCAGGCGCGGCGGCGGCTGTTCTACGTCCGCCCCGGTGAGGTGCCGCTGGTCCCGATCTGGGCGCCGGAGTGGGCCGCCCGCGAGGCCGGGGTGCAGCCCGAACCCGCCGAGAACTCGGATCGGCCCTGGTACGAGACTCTGTGGGGGAGTGTCGGCGCCGCCGGCTCGAAGACCGAATAG